A segment of the Sanyastnella coralliicola genome:
GAACTTTCCCATCCAATGAATATACAGTCACCGAAGCCCCTGCAGGGAGATTCGAAATGTAGAGCCCACCTCTGGTTGGGTTAGGATAGAAGTCCATCTGAGCGAGCAATAGCTCATCTACGTTATCTGGTTCTTCTTCCTCTTCTTCAATGTCTTTGTAGAGAATCTGCGAAACCAATCCAAGGTTCTCAATTACACGGAGAACTGGAATTCCTTCTTCCTTCGCTAGCCAGTGGTATTCGACACTGTTACGCTCGAAGGTAAATCCTTGCTGGATGAAGTCGATGTAAAGTGAGTCATTCGCGTCAATCTCCATGCGCACTTTGATCACTTCAAATTCACCGTATGGAGTGATAAGGGTTCCCCAGCCGTCTACGTCCACATCTCTTGACTGCTCAAGTTTGTAGGCGCCTAACGTCGGGACTTCAACCTCCCACTCGCTGTAGCTTTCGTAGAAGTCAGCATAGTCGAGTGGAAACTCATAAACGTTGTCTACTGGATCATTGACCCCTGGAATGGGAATACTGTTAATTGTAGCACCGTAACCAACGATGGTATATGCTTCTTCGTCGAGCTGATAGAACTCGTAAAAGTCGTCTAGTGAAAACTCGCCAACCTGAAACCCATCAGTTTGAATGGCGTGGTCAGCAAGGTGTTCTTGGTCGAAGGGATTGTTAAATAGGAACTGGTAAGAGAATGGCGCTTCGGAAACTTCAATGTAGTTGCGCTCTTGCTGTCCGGCCGGTTCTAGATCACTGTAGTCCCAAGTGTATTCGAAACCTGTTTCGCTGAAATCGTAGTCGTTGAATAGCCCCGCATTCGTCACGAAATAGCTCGAATCAGGTGAGGGCATGTCGTCTTGTGTGATCGTGATTTGTGCGCTCACGTTCAACACCAAGAATGATAGAATAAGAAGCGATAGGTTTCTCATGTCGTTAGTTTGATCGAAAGATACGACTTTGCGTACGGCTCTTCAATGTAGTTGGCGTGCAACTATTCAAAGCTCATAGAGAAGAATGACTTCATTTCTTCCTTGCTAAGCGAATCAGCTTCAGCGTTGTATGCCAATGGGAGATCAAACTCTTCACCTTTAGCTGTCGCTTCAGGATTCGAAAAAGCGTGAACAGCACCAGGGTAGGCGATGAGTTTATAGTCGGCTCCGTTAGCGGTCATTTCAGACGCAAATGCATCACGTGCCGTACCTGGAACAAAAGGATCATCTTCACCAGTCAACACGAGAATTTTAGTTTGAATCGTATCTGTTGCTTCCACAGCAGCTCCAAGAGAACCGTGAATACTCACAACCCCATCAAGATCAACACCTTGGCGAGCCATGTTCAGTACGACACCTCCACCAAAACAGTAGCCAACAGCTCCAATCTTGTCATTCGTCACGGTAGGGTGATTTTCAAGCAATTTCTTTGCCTCTAGAAAGCGAGCAGTAGCACCGTCAAAGTCAGACATGACAGCTCCTGCGAAACTTCCAGCGTCAGAAGGGTGATCCGCCGTTTGCCCATTACCGTACATGTCTACCGCAAGTGCAGTATAACCGAGTGAGGCTAGGTATTCAGCGCTTTGTCGAGCGTGGTTGTTATGTCCCCACCATTCATGCACTACCAAAACGCCTGGACGCTGACCTTCAATATTCTTATCGTACACCAAGTAACCGTTCATAGCAACGGAGTCAGCCATGTAGCTCACTTCTTGTCCGTTGAGATCTACACCTGATTTAGGCATGCGTTGTCCTTGTTGCTCTGTTGGAGGCGGAGTTGTTTCAGGGGATTCATCTGAAGCAGGCTCAGTACCGCAAGAAAAGAGGGCAGCTGAGAGAAGGGCGAGGAGTACTTTTTTCATCTTGATCATAATAGGATACGAACCTACGAAATCAAGAAATGTTCTTATTCGAAGTCGTTCGATTTTACCGAAAAATGAAAGTCGTGTCGCCAAGCTGACGGCACCTTGTGCTCATGCGTCGAATACACTTCCCAATATTGGTCGTCGTAAATGTCTTTCGTCATGGTATCACCCTGTGCGTTGATTACAGTCAGGTAGTCTTCGTAGGTGAACAAAGGACCTGGTTCTGATCGTCCGCCAAGTTGGCTGTGGTAAATCACTTCTTTGTGATCACCTGGATTGATCTCAATGCTGCGTTGATCTAGTGCATCACCTCCTACGATGTATTGATGAATCACCGTGATTCGCTCATTGTGGAAGTTGTGGATTGTATGGACGTAGTCTGTGTTTCCTTCGCATGAGCAGAGGAAGAGGGTAAAGAGCACTAGGCTAAGTGTGTATAAAGTTCGGTTCATGTCAGTAAAACGTTCACTTGACGAAGATAGGTGCATCTGCTAGAATTCGATTCGTTGCAATCATTGAAAGCCTTGTACTTTTAGCCCATGAAAGCGAAAAGACACCAAGTGACCGTAATCGGTCGATACGATGCCACAGATGAACAGTACCAAATGGGAATGGACATCGGTAAAATGCTGGCCGAGTTGAACATCACAGCGATCACTGGTGGGAGAGGAGGACTCATGGAAGCCGTTGCTCGCGGATGCACAGAAGCAGGCGGACTATCCGTAGGGATTCTTCCTGGTGAGCAATTCGAGGAATCTAATGAGTACAATTCGGTGGTGATTCCTTCGGGTATTGGTTATGCTCGAAATTCAATGAACGTTCTTGCTGCTGATGTTGTCATTGCTGTTGGAGGTGCCGCAGGAACCCTTTCGGAAATGGCTTTTGCTTGGAGCTATAAACGTCCTGTGATTGCCTTACTTGGCAGCGGTGGATGGGCTGAAGAGCTGGCCGGGAAACACATAGACCATCGTTGGGAACAAGAAATCATTCCAGCAACGGATTTTGCGGAGATTAGAAAAGAGCTTGTTAAACTTCTGGGGATCGAATCCTAAAACTTACTTGGTAGGTGCCAAGCCTAGTTCTCCTCCTTTACTGATCATGAAGTGGTAAGCTTCGTCTCGATCATTCTTAATTTCTCCTTCAAGAATAGCTTCTTTGATGGCGTTCTTGATTTGCCCAACTTTCCGACAAGGAGGGATATCGAAAGTCTTCATGATTTCCTCACCTGAGATTGGTGGCTGAAAATTGCGAATGCGGTCTTTCTCTTCAACCTCTACCAACTTCACCTTCACCACATCGTAGTTGCTCAAGTAACGCTTCACCTTCGCTTCATTCTTCGAGGTGATATCAGCACGGCACAACAACATCAAATCATCAATGTCATCTCCTGCATCGAATAGAAGTCGACGTACGGCGCTGTCCGTAATCTCTTCCTTTGTCAATGCAATCGGACGTAAATGCAGCGCAACCAGCTTCTGAACATACTTCATACGATGATCCGTAGGCAACTTCAATCGCTTGAAGATCTTCGGTACCATACGCGCACCTTTGTCTTCGTGTCCGTGGAAGGTCCAGCCGTGCACTTCATCAAAGCGTTTCGTGGCAGGCTTGGCGATATCATGAAGAATCGCTGACCAACGCAACCACAAATCATCTGAAGTTGCAGCAAGGTTGTCGAGCACCTCTAAGGTGTGGTAGAAGTTGTCTTTGTGACCAATTCCGTTGATACGATCTACCCCTTTGAGGGCAATCATCTCAGGAAGGATGTGTTGCAGCAGGTTGGTCTTCAGCAAAAGCTTGAATCCAATCGAAGGTCGTTTTGACTCAATGATCTTGTTCAGCTCAACGCTGATCCGTTCCATGCTTACAATCTTGATGCGATCTGCATTCTTTCGAATCGACTCAAGACTATCGTGGTGAATGGTGAAGCGCAATTGCGTTGCAAAGCGAATCGCTCGCATCATGCGCAAAGGATCATCGCTGTACGTAATGTCCGGCTCCAAAGGAGTACGAATCAATCCAGCGTCGAGGTCAATCACACCACCAAATGGATCAACAAGCTCTCCGAAGTTCTCCTCGTTCAATGAGAGAGCAAGGGCGTTGATGGTAAAATCACGGCGGTTTTGATCGTCTTCAATTGTTCCGTCTTCCACAATCGGCTTGCGTGAATCTCGCTGGTAGCTTTCTTTTCGTGCTCCTACGAATTCAATGTCGTAGTCTTTGAATCGGAAGGCAGCTGTTCCAAAGTTCTTGTAGTAGGCCACCTTCTTCACGCCCATCTCAGCGGCTGTCGCTTTGGCCAGTTCAATCCCGCTTCCTTCAATGACAATGTCAATGTCTTTCACCGGTCGGCCAAGAATCACATCTCGCACGTATCCACCAATAGCAAAGGCTTGCTGACCTTTTTCGTCGGCAATTTTCCCAGCTACTTTGAAGACCGGATGTTTGAGATGTTCGCTCAGGTTCATTTTGCAAAGGTAACTCACCGTTTTGCTTTGTACAATATCTGGGTGGACGGTGGACGGTGGACGGTGGACGGTGGACGGTGGACGGTAGACGGTAGACGGTAGACGGTAGACGGTAGACGGTAGACGGTGGACGGTGGAACGTGGAATGATTGCGGATTGCGGTAATGA
Coding sequences within it:
- a CDS encoding T9SS type A sorting domain-containing protein, giving the protein MRNLSLLILSFLVLNVSAQITITQDDMPSPDSSYFVTNAGLFNDYDFSETGFEYTWDYSDLEPAGQQERNYIEVSEAPFSYQFLFNNPFDQEHLADHAIQTDGFQVGEFSLDDFYEFYQLDEEAYTIVGYGATINSIPIPGVNDPVDNVYEFPLDYADFYESYSEWEVEVPTLGAYKLEQSRDVDVDGWGTLITPYGEFEVIKVRMEIDANDSLYIDFIQQGFTFERNSVEYHWLAKEEGIPVLRVIENLGLVSQILYKDIEEEEEEPDNVDELLLAQMDFYPNPTRGGLYISNLPAGASVTVYSLDGKVLEQGIQFGFVDLSNFANGFYLVEVQTTNAVRRERINLVK
- a CDS encoding dienelactone hydrolase family protein, encoding MKKVLLALLSAALFSCGTEPASDESPETTPPPTEQQGQRMPKSGVDLNGQEVSYMADSVAMNGYLVYDKNIEGQRPGVLVVHEWWGHNNHARQSAEYLASLGYTALAVDMYGNGQTADHPSDAGSFAGAVMSDFDGATARFLEAKKLLENHPTVTNDKIGAVGYCFGGGVVLNMARQGVDLDGVVSIHGSLGAAVEATDTIQTKILVLTGEDDPFVPGTARDAFASEMTANGADYKLIAYPGAVHAFSNPEATAKGEEFDLPLAYNAEADSLSKEEMKSFFSMSFE
- a CDS encoding TIGR00725 family protein, whose amino-acid sequence is MKAKRHQVTVIGRYDATDEQYQMGMDIGKMLAELNITAITGGRGGLMEAVARGCTEAGGLSVGILPGEQFEESNEYNSVVIPSGIGYARNSMNVLAADVVIAVGGAAGTLSEMAFAWSYKRPVIALLGSGGWAEELAGKHIDHRWEQEIIPATDFAEIRKELVKLLGIES
- a CDS encoding CCA tRNA nucleotidyltransferase, with translation MNLSEHLKHPVFKVAGKIADEKGQQAFAIGGYVRDVILGRPVKDIDIVIEGSGIELAKATAAEMGVKKVAYYKNFGTAAFRFKDYDIEFVGARKESYQRDSRKPIVEDGTIEDDQNRRDFTINALALSLNEENFGELVDPFGGVIDLDAGLIRTPLEPDITYSDDPLRMMRAIRFATQLRFTIHHDSLESIRKNADRIKIVSMERISVELNKIIESKRPSIGFKLLLKTNLLQHILPEMIALKGVDRINGIGHKDNFYHTLEVLDNLAATSDDLWLRWSAILHDIAKPATKRFDEVHGWTFHGHEDKGARMVPKIFKRLKLPTDHRMKYVQKLVALHLRPIALTKEEITDSAVRRLLFDAGDDIDDLMLLCRADITSKNEAKVKRYLSNYDVVKVKLVEVEEKDRIRNFQPPISGEEIMKTFDIPPCRKVGQIKNAIKEAILEGEIKNDRDEAYHFMISKGGELGLAPTK